In the genome of Saccharomonospora viridis DSM 43017, one region contains:
- a CDS encoding alpha/beta hydrolase → MTIPANIRVQAAAAQLLYALPRPLRRLVAGKPVRLDGQELALDAQLLLRLQQLSGASLVNGTVEHSRAALDVSRHLVSGKPIQPVLTREVAIPGPHGEVPATLYTPDGLPTGSGMLVFYHGGGWVIGSRRSHDNTARFLAKYAGVRVLSVEYRLAPEHPFPAAQEDALTAFDFAYEKAEIFGADPGRIAVGGDSAGGNLATVTALVTTRRGGPAPAFQLLLYPAVDVTERRRSRELFSDGFFLTEEHMVWFIDHYAPAGVDRTDPRLSPLLADDVSGLPPAYIATAGFDPLRDEGEAYAAKLAEAGVPVALSRQADLIHGYANFLGIGKRFREALAEAAGALRMGLSTPTSKD, encoded by the coding sequence GTGACGATACCGGCCAACATTCGCGTCCAGGCTGCGGCCGCACAATTGCTCTACGCACTGCCCCGCCCCCTGCGCCGCCTGGTGGCGGGCAAGCCCGTACGTCTCGACGGCCAGGAACTCGCGCTTGATGCCCAACTCCTGCTACGCCTGCAACAGCTGTCGGGTGCGAGCCTGGTCAACGGGACGGTGGAACACTCCCGAGCCGCGCTGGACGTCTCACGCCACCTGGTGAGCGGTAAGCCCATTCAGCCAGTTCTCACCCGGGAGGTGGCCATCCCGGGGCCACACGGCGAAGTGCCCGCCACGCTCTACACCCCCGACGGCCTGCCGACGGGTTCGGGAATGCTGGTCTTCTACCACGGCGGCGGCTGGGTGATCGGAAGCCGCCGAAGCCACGACAACACCGCACGCTTTCTCGCCAAGTACGCGGGGGTGCGGGTGCTGTCGGTCGAGTACCGGCTCGCGCCGGAACACCCGTTCCCGGCCGCGCAGGAGGACGCGCTCACGGCGTTCGACTTCGCGTACGAGAAGGCGGAGATCTTCGGCGCCGACCCCGGGCGGATAGCCGTGGGAGGCGACAGCGCGGGCGGCAACCTCGCCACCGTCACCGCATTGGTCACCACTCGGCGCGGCGGTCCCGCCCCGGCTTTCCAGCTGTTGCTGTACCCGGCCGTGGACGTCACCGAACGGCGTCGTTCCCGGGAGCTGTTCTCCGACGGGTTCTTCCTCACCGAGGAACACATGGTCTGGTTCATCGACCACTACGCACCCGCCGGCGTGGACCGCACCGACCCCCGCTTGTCCCCTCTGCTGGCCGACGACGTCTCGGGGCTGCCGCCCGCCTACATCGCCACGGCCGGGTTCGACCCGTTGCGCGACGAAGGCGAGGCCTACGCGGCCAAACTCGCCGAAGCGGGAGTTCCCGTGGCACTGAGCAGGCAAGCCGACCTGATCCACGGGTACGCGAACTTCCTCGGCATCGGTAAACGGTTCCGGGAGGCGTTGGCGGAGGCCGCGGGCGCACTACGCATGGGGCTGAGCACACCCACGTCGAAGGACTGA
- a CDS encoding Fur family transcriptional regulator, translating to MSPHTAERRVPARDQLRAAGLRVTAPRVAVLEWLADHPHATAEQVAAGVRDVLGSVSTQAIYDVLGACTNANLVRRIEPAGHPARFETRTGDNHHHIVCRRCGRAEDVDCVRGAAPCLEPSDAAGFDVDEAEVVFWGLCPACQQQDEKARV from the coding sequence GTGAGTCCCCACACCGCCGAGCGGCGAGTTCCCGCCCGGGATCAGCTCAGGGCGGCCGGACTGAGGGTCACCGCGCCGCGGGTGGCCGTCCTCGAATGGCTCGCCGACCACCCGCACGCCACGGCCGAACAGGTCGCGGCGGGAGTGCGTGACGTGCTCGGCTCGGTCTCCACCCAGGCCATCTACGACGTACTCGGTGCCTGCACGAACGCCAACCTGGTGAGGCGGATCGAACCGGCGGGACACCCGGCCCGATTCGAGACCCGGACGGGGGACAATCACCACCACATCGTCTGTCGTCGGTGTGGCCGTGCCGAGGACGTCGACTGCGTCCGTGGGGCCGCGCCGTGTCTCGAACCGTCCGACGCGGCCGGTTTCGACGTTGACGAGGCGGAGGTCGTCTTCTGGGGGCTGTGCCCGGCCTGCCAACAGCAGGACGAAAAAGCACGGGTGTGA
- a CDS encoding NADPH-dependent FMN reductase, with translation MTATRAIKVLGLGGSLREGSQSERALRVALAGAEEAGAITTAVTGRQLVLPFYDAAAEERTPEAVRLVEAVREADGVIIVSPGYHGGPTGLVKNALDYVEDLRQDTRPYLHGRAVGLIAVAYGWQAAVTTLDQLRTVAHALRGWPTPMGGAVNTAEVTFDAAGGVSEDKVADQLRLIGRQVVEFARAQASVEFPASR, from the coding sequence GTGACAGCTACACGTGCGATCAAAGTCCTCGGGCTCGGCGGCTCCCTCCGCGAAGGCTCACAGTCGGAGCGGGCTCTGCGCGTCGCCCTCGCCGGAGCCGAGGAGGCCGGAGCCATCACCACCGCCGTGACGGGGCGTCAACTGGTGCTGCCGTTCTACGACGCCGCCGCCGAGGAGCGCACGCCCGAGGCCGTCCGACTGGTGGAAGCGGTCCGCGAGGCGGACGGCGTGATCATCGTTTCGCCCGGTTACCACGGCGGTCCCACCGGACTGGTCAAGAACGCCCTGGACTACGTCGAGGACCTGCGCCAGGACACGCGTCCGTACCTGCACGGCCGGGCGGTGGGCCTGATAGCCGTGGCGTACGGCTGGCAGGCGGCCGTCACGACCCTCGACCAGCTGCGCACGGTCGCGCACGCACTCCGAGGCTGGCCGACGCCCATGGGGGGCGCGGTGAACACCGCCGAGGTCACCTTCGACGCCGCGGGTGGTGTGTCGGAGGACAAGGTGGCCGACCAACTGCGCCTCATCGGACGTCAAGTCGTCGAGTTCGCCCGCGCTCAGGCCTCCGTCGAGTTTCCGGCCTCCCGCTGA
- a CDS encoding class I SAM-dependent methyltransferase: MWEGHAGFVLPLLRPGMRVLHVGCVRQEDRGGARSTASLGTAVHPIHVIGLDTDVDELQYVRRASELAAVSTVDFVACDVRSLAVSSGSIDLVYAHGLLEREPDPVLVLAEFARVLKPDGVLALSTPDWSRTRVKPKTANVDAALRGWTLLRHRQGGDPFAGRHVDDWVRRAGFRDVRSKARYYTGDDYRGLARTIETELAEALDASDDMDPQLASAARSAWMWVRGGQGEVSECWVETVAVR; this comes from the coding sequence GTGTGGGAGGGTCACGCGGGTTTCGTGCTGCCGCTGCTGCGGCCGGGGATGCGGGTGCTCCACGTCGGTTGCGTCCGGCAGGAGGATCGCGGGGGAGCACGGAGTACTGCGAGCCTGGGTACGGCGGTTCATCCGATACACGTCATCGGGCTCGACACCGATGTCGACGAGCTGCAGTACGTGCGGCGGGCGAGTGAACTGGCGGCAGTGTCCACCGTCGACTTCGTCGCCTGTGACGTGCGCTCCTTGGCGGTGAGTTCGGGTAGTATCGACCTGGTCTACGCCCATGGGCTTTTGGAACGCGAGCCCGACCCGGTGTTGGTGCTCGCCGAGTTCGCCAGGGTGCTGAAACCGGACGGGGTGCTCGCCCTGTCGACACCGGACTGGAGCCGCACCCGGGTCAAACCCAAGACCGCCAACGTCGACGCGGCCTTGCGCGGCTGGACTCTACTGCGTCACCGCCAGGGCGGTGACCCGTTCGCGGGCAGACACGTGGACGACTGGGTGCGTCGCGCGGGATTCCGCGACGTGCGGTCGAAGGCGCGCTACTACACGGGCGACGACTACCGGGGATTGGCGCGCACCATCGAAACCGAGCTGGCCGAGGCGTTGGACGCGAGCGACGACATGGACCCGCAGCTGGCGAGCGCGGCCCGTTCCGCGTGGATGTGGGTGCGGGGAGGTCAGGGGGAGGTCAGCGAATGCTGGGTGGAGACGGTGGCCGTGCGTTGA
- a CDS encoding S9 family peptidase has translation MNTQHPSPRVPEALFGEPELEARWRARFSAARVSLPEWALDAPHARLYVSNASGVWELYAWDQATDTHRQVTDRPNGTLHGTLSPDGAWIWWFNDTDGDEFGTWVREPFGGGAKPVPALPDVPAGYPAGLEIGHRLVAVGVSTDDGSALYAHRDGRTERFYANENDAEVAALSRDERLLAIGHSEHGDSRHPALRVLSSDGFDVVAEKWDGEGKGLTALAFSPRKGDPRLLVQHERRDREELLVWDVEADTETELDIDLPGELVGDWYPDGEALLIAQFDKGRSKLYRYELATATLTPLDTPPGWIGGAGARPDGAVEYTWSNAAEPPLVRVREPGGEDRVLITPPGERAPGSRPLTDAFVDGPGGQVHALVSTPENDTRPAPTVFLLHGGPHSADEDRFSAYRAVWVDAGFTVIEVNYRGSTGYGSAWRDAIEGRPGLTELEDVAAVHDWAVSQGLADPDKCVVTGASWGGYLTLLALGTQPDRWAAGIAGVPVADYVTAYADEMEQLRAFDRALFGGSPSEVPDVYERCSPITYVDEVRAPVLILAGDNDPRCPIRQIENYLDRLAARGADYEFYRYDAGHGSLVVAETIKQVAIEVHFAQRVLGLV, from the coding sequence GTGAACACACAACATCCGAGCCCCAGAGTTCCCGAGGCATTGTTCGGCGAGCCCGAACTGGAGGCCCGCTGGCGGGCCCGGTTCAGCGCGGCCCGGGTGTCGCTGCCGGAATGGGCGCTCGACGCTCCGCACGCCCGGCTGTATGTGTCCAACGCCAGCGGGGTGTGGGAGCTCTACGCCTGGGACCAGGCCACCGACACCCACCGCCAGGTCACCGACCGGCCCAACGGCACTCTGCACGGCACACTGTCACCGGACGGCGCGTGGATCTGGTGGTTCAACGACACCGACGGTGACGAGTTCGGTACGTGGGTGCGGGAACCGTTCGGCGGTGGCGCGAAACCCGTGCCCGCGCTGCCCGACGTGCCCGCGGGGTATCCGGCGGGGCTGGAGATCGGACACCGCCTGGTCGCGGTGGGTGTGTCCACCGACGACGGCAGTGCCCTGTACGCGCATCGCGATGGCCGGACCGAACGGTTCTACGCCAACGAGAACGACGCCGAGGTGGCCGCGCTGTCACGTGACGAGCGGCTGCTCGCGATCGGGCACTCCGAACACGGTGATTCCCGACACCCGGCGTTGCGTGTGCTCAGCAGCGACGGTTTCGACGTCGTGGCGGAGAAATGGGACGGCGAGGGCAAAGGACTGACCGCCCTGGCGTTCTCGCCGCGCAAGGGTGATCCGCGGCTGCTGGTGCAGCACGAGCGGCGCGATCGGGAGGAACTGCTGGTCTGGGACGTCGAGGCCGACACCGAGACCGAACTCGACATCGACCTGCCCGGCGAACTCGTCGGCGATTGGTATCCCGACGGTGAGGCGCTGCTGATCGCCCAGTTCGACAAGGGACGCAGCAAGCTGTACCGGTACGAACTCGCGACGGCGACGTTGACCCCACTCGACACCCCGCCGGGTTGGATCGGCGGCGCGGGCGCCCGACCCGACGGCGCGGTGGAGTACACGTGGTCGAACGCGGCCGAACCGCCCCTCGTCCGGGTGCGCGAACCCGGTGGTGAGGACCGGGTGCTGATCACTCCCCCCGGGGAACGCGCTCCCGGCTCCCGTCCACTCACCGACGCGTTCGTGGACGGGCCCGGCGGGCAGGTGCACGCGCTGGTGTCCACGCCGGAGAACGACACCCGTCCCGCGCCGACCGTGTTCCTGCTGCACGGGGGTCCCCACTCGGCGGACGAGGACCGTTTCTCGGCCTACCGGGCCGTGTGGGTGGACGCCGGGTTCACCGTGATCGAGGTGAACTACCGCGGGTCCACCGGGTACGGCTCGGCGTGGCGGGACGCCATCGAGGGGCGCCCCGGGCTGACCGAACTGGAGGACGTGGCGGCGGTGCACGACTGGGCCGTGTCCCAGGGACTCGCCGATCCCGACAAGTGCGTGGTCACGGGTGCCTCGTGGGGCGGTTACCTCACACTGCTGGCGCTGGGTACGCAGCCCGACCGGTGGGCCGCGGGGATCGCCGGGGTCCCGGTGGCCGACTACGTCACCGCCTACGCCGACGAGATGGAACAGCTGCGCGCGTTCGACCGGGCGCTGTTCGGCGGCTCCCCCTCCGAGGTGCCCGACGTGTACGAGAGGTGCTCACCGATCACCTACGTCGACGAGGTGAGGGCACCCGTGCTCATCCTGGCCGGGGACAACGACCCGCGTTGCCCGATCCGACAGATCGAGAACTACCTCGACCGACTGGCGGCACGCGGTGCCGACTACGAGTTCTACCGCTACGACGCCGGCCACGGCTCGCTGGTGGTCGCCGAGACCATCAAGCAGGTCGCCATCGAGGTGCACTTCGCCCAGCGGGTGCTCGGACTGGTGTGA
- a CDS encoding MFS transporter, translated as MPLQSYRQLLRTPALPTSMLLLLLSRVPLIASGITLTLHVVGDLGRGYGAAGLAGTATMLGSALGAPVLGRMIDHHGLRPVVALCGVTSCGYWLSTPYLPYEVLLLAALPAGALVMPAGSISRQVIAALVPPVHRRTAFSMDQVGIELAYISGPVLAILVSTQYSTSAALTGIGVANGVLAFALWYRNPPVRSAEESALPTQRPAPRSWVTGRFVAALLVATGATFVLIGVELTTIAALRASGDVAWTGVVLAVMGVASLTGGVIYGSARRSLSQLTLMTLLVLLTLPVGLAAQPWWLLALAVIPLNLLCAPTLAATAETISNAVPHTVRGTAMGLQDSATRLGFALGSPVVGFVLDRVEPGWGFVTAAGCGLGFAAVGAALSVRSRKRDSSATTDQRHARRSSSKRPRLRSNQAEKSLK; from the coding sequence GTGCCCCTCCAGTCGTACCGACAGCTCCTGCGCACCCCCGCGCTTCCGACCTCGATGCTGCTTCTGCTGCTCAGCCGTGTTCCCCTCATCGCCTCGGGCATCACCCTGACCCTGCACGTGGTCGGTGACCTCGGACGCGGCTACGGCGCGGCCGGACTCGCCGGAACCGCCACCATGCTCGGCTCGGCCCTGGGTGCCCCCGTACTCGGACGTATGATCGACCATCACGGACTGCGACCTGTTGTCGCCCTCTGCGGAGTCACCTCGTGCGGGTACTGGTTGAGCACCCCGTACCTGCCCTACGAGGTACTGCTGCTGGCCGCGCTGCCAGCAGGGGCGTTGGTGATGCCCGCGGGTTCCATCTCCCGCCAGGTTATCGCTGCCCTCGTACCCCCCGTCCACCGCCGTACGGCGTTCTCCATGGACCAGGTCGGTATCGAACTGGCCTACATCAGCGGTCCGGTACTGGCGATATTGGTGAGCACGCAGTACTCCACCTCCGCCGCGTTGACCGGCATCGGCGTGGCGAACGGAGTGCTGGCGTTCGCCCTGTGGTATCGCAACCCACCCGTGCGGTCGGCGGAGGAAAGCGCACTGCCCACGCAACGCCCCGCGCCACGGTCGTGGGTGACCGGGCGCTTCGTCGCCGCTTTGCTCGTGGCGACGGGTGCCACGTTCGTGCTCATCGGAGTGGAACTGACGACCATCGCGGCCCTGCGCGCCTCCGGCGACGTGGCCTGGACCGGAGTCGTGCTCGCCGTCATGGGCGTGGCGTCCCTCACCGGCGGGGTGATCTACGGCTCCGCCCGCCGCTCACTGTCCCAACTGACCTTGATGACGCTGCTCGTGCTGCTCACCCTGCCGGTCGGACTCGCGGCCCAGCCCTGGTGGCTGCTCGCGTTGGCGGTGATCCCCTTGAACCTCCTGTGCGCGCCGACCCTCGCGGCCACCGCGGAGACCATCAGCAACGCCGTGCCCCACACCGTTCGCGGAACGGCCATGGGACTGCAGGACTCAGCCACCCGACTCGGATTCGCGCTCGGCAGCCCCGTCGTCGGATTCGTCCTCGACCGGGTCGAACCCGGCTGGGGCTTCGTCACCGCCGCCGGCTGCGGCCTCGGCTTCGCCGCCGTCGGTGCCGCCCTGTCGGTCCGGAGTCGGAAACGGGACTCGTCCGCGACCACGGATCAAAGACACGCCCGGCGCAGTTCGTCCAAACGCCCCAGGTTGCGCTCCAACCAAGCGGAGAAGTCACTCAAGTGA
- a CDS encoding Dps family protein, with translation MANSPLKGPLKESDKEVTANVLQSTLVDLIDLSLIAKQAHWNVVGRHFRSVHLQLDELVSAARRFVDDVAERASAIGVSPNGKAKTVVENSSLPEYPESWQSTDLTVDKIVDTLGRLIQRLRMGIDETDKSDLVTQDLLIEIAEEMEKQHWMWQAQKA, from the coding sequence ATGGCGAACTCGCCACTCAAGGGGCCGCTCAAGGAGAGCGACAAAGAGGTGACGGCGAACGTCCTGCAGTCGACCCTCGTCGACCTCATCGACCTCAGTCTGATCGCCAAGCAGGCGCATTGGAACGTCGTGGGCAGGCACTTCCGCAGCGTGCATCTGCAGCTCGACGAACTGGTGTCAGCAGCACGCCGTTTCGTCGACGACGTGGCCGAAAGGGCGAGCGCCATCGGGGTGTCGCCGAACGGTAAGGCCAAGACGGTGGTGGAGAACTCCAGCCTGCCGGAGTATCCGGAGAGCTGGCAGAGCACCGACCTGACCGTCGACAAGATCGTCGACACCCTCGGTCGGTTGATCCAACGGTTGCGGATGGGCATCGACGAAACCGACAAAAGCGACCTCGTCACCCAGGACCTGCTGATCGAGATCGCAGAGGAGATGGAGAAGCAGCACTGGATGTGGCAGGCGCAGAAAGCCTGA